One segment of Flexistipes sp. DNA contains the following:
- a CDS encoding type IV pilin protein — MINRKGFSPYETVIVICVIAVLITIFYRYYNLLETKSLYTTAKIDMQTIKLNIDLYRAYNSKYPDNLSVLKSEKYLLQKETAIQTDVVRELSPDNLILARSTFENGRLVDPFGNPYIYDNKTGKIAFSAKTKNVIKKLKEEKEK; from the coding sequence ATGATAAACAGGAAAGGATTTTCTCCCTACGAAACGGTAATTGTGATTTGTGTAATAGCTGTTTTAATTACCATATTTTACCGTTATTACAATCTTCTTGAAACAAAAAGTCTGTATACAACGGCAAAAATTGATATGCAGACAATAAAGCTCAACATTGACCTGTATAGAGCTTACAACAGCAAATATCCGGATAATCTGTCGGTTTTAAAGAGCGAAAAGTATTTACTGCAAAAAGAAACAGCTATACAAACAGATGTTGTAAGGGAGCTTTCTCCTGACAATCTTATTTTGGCAAGAAGTACTTTTGAAAACGGCAGGCTTGTCGACCCTTTCGGAAACCCTTATATTTATGATAATAAAACGGGAAAAATAGCATTCTCAGCAAAAACGAAAAATGTAATAAAAAAATTGAAGGAAGAGAAGGAGAAGTAG